In Microplitis mediator isolate UGA2020A chromosome 2, iyMicMedi2.1, whole genome shotgun sequence, a single window of DNA contains:
- the LOC130678671 gene encoding methylosome protein 50-like, with amino-acid sequence MSNSDYYPHPNTNADIYRNMTAADRPPVPDKHIQFIAVNDDKTIVGASSLTDRYWSGTVWYFNGPTNYDKNDAYAVTRTESGVCDAVFLDNYKFLIAEDSGVLQVLEVVKAPETLAPVLQCSGYVCQHDDSITSLAVFDNKTHFVTSSMDCCIKVWQISDLLAEYSFLNAHTNSITCVDVMPKNDWIFGSTSLDCQAFIWDLRQSKPATCLHKKEGNGLTALTWDKNNENIVAIGSQSGSVTLIDIRSPDNVICETQIFLRPVHRLKYHPEKNSWLAGCCDDTVVKVLDPTKHLSLVYQDDRHKDFVRGLAWLQDELLTCSWDDTILKHTVLSADQ; translated from the exons ATGAGTAACAGTGATTATTATCCTCACCCGAATACCAATGCTgatatttatagaaatatGACAGCTGCTGATAGACCACCTGTTCCGGACAAACATATACAATTTATAGCAGTAAATG aTGACAAAACCATCGTCGGCGCCAGTAGTTTGACAGATCGCTACTGGAGCGGAACCGTTTGGTATTTCAATGGCCCGACGAATTACGACAAAAATGACGCGTACGCTGTCACGAGAACAGAGAGCGGTGTCTGTGACGCTgtttttttagataattataaatttttgattgccGAAGACAGCGGCGTTCTGCAGGTACTTGAAGTCGTCAAAGCTCCTGAAACTCTTGCTCCTGTACTACAGTGCTCTGGTTACGTATGCCAGCACGATGACAGTATTACTTCCTTGGCtgtttttgataataaaactcATTTCGTTACGAGTTCAATGGACTGctg TATAAAAGTATGGCAAATATCTGATCTGTTAGctgaatattcatttttaaatgcgcatacTAATTCAATAACTTGCGTTGATGTAATGCCTAAGAATGATTGGATATTTGGTTCAACTTCGTTGGATTGTCAAGCATTTATTTGGGATTTGAGACAATCAAAACCTGCTACat GTTTACATAAAAAAGAAGGAAACGGCTTGACAGCATTAACTTGGgataaaaataacgaaaatattgtagcCATTGGTTCACAAAGCGGAAGCGTTACTTTAATTGACATTCGCTCTCCTGACAATGTAATCTGCGAGACTCAAATCTTCCTGCGACCAGTTCATAGACTTAAATATCACCCTGAAAa aaatagtTGGCTTGCTGGTTGCTGCGATGACACGGTTGTTAAAGTGCTGGACCCGACGAAACATTTGAGTCTAGTTTACCAAGACGACCGGCACAAAGATTTCGTCCGTGGTCTCGCGTGGCTGCAAGACGAATTATTAACTTGCTCATGGGATGACACAATATTGAAACATACAGTTTTATCTGCTgaccaataa
- the LOC130663258 gene encoding vesicle-associated membrane protein-associated protein B, producing MTKPEQVLTIEPQGELRFRGPFTGSPVTSYIKLINPTNQKVYFKIKTTAPKRYCVRPNSGILKAKEVTEIAVCLQPYEFDPTEKNKHKFMVQTVIAQEGDNDDCAHDVWKDINEDLVMEYKLKCVFENPVSSNTSGKVTAAPAQSKTESSTVNGKNKATGDGAKLTDKQLIEYEEKLMKAAAEVNHLRVEESNLRQECLQLKEELLRYRNMEKGGNITSGRMTSGSLERSNPQLNMTPTLAIAAVVIMIVGYFLGKLI from the exons ATGACCAAGCCGGAGCAAGTTTTGACTATCGAACCCCAGGGTGAACTTCGATTCCGTg GCCCATTTACAGGTTCACCAGTCACTtcatacataaaattaataaacccAACAAatcaaaaagtatattttaaaataaagactACGGCTCCAAAGAGATACTGCGTAAGACCCAACAGTGGTATACTTAAAGCTAAAGAAGTTACTGAAATAGcag tttgtttACAACCGTACGAGTTTGATccaactgaaaaaaataaacacaagTTTATGGTACAAACAGTTATAGCACAAGAGGGTGATAATGACGACTGTGCCCACGAtgtg TGGAAAGACATCAATGAAGATTTGGTAATggagtataaattaaaatgcgTATTTGAGAATCCAGTTAGCAGCAACACATCAGGAAAAGTTACCGCAGCTCCAGCTCAGTCGAAAACTGAGTCCAGTACagttaatggaaaaaataaagcCACTGGTGACGGAGCTAAACTGACTGATAAA caaCTGATTGagtatgaagaaaaattaatgaaagctGCTGCAGAAGTTAATCATTTGAGGGTAGAAGAAAGTAATTTGAGGCAGGAATGTCTTCAGCTcaag gaAGAACTATTGAGATACCGAAATATGGAAAAAGGTGGAAATATAACGTCAGGACGAATGACATCTGGTTCACTAGAACGTAGCAATCCACAATTGAATATGACACCTACCCTTGCAATTGCAGCGGTTGTTATAATGATAGTCGGTTATTTTCTTGGGAAATTAATCTGA